In Apis cerana isolate GH-2021 linkage group LG6, AcerK_1.0, whole genome shotgun sequence, the following are encoded in one genomic region:
- the LOC107993504 gene encoding sodium- and chloride-dependent glycine transporter 1 isoform X3: MEFKSKQNEDKYSVANSQAPLQAGEDEHPERGTWTGKFDFLLSLLGYSVGLGNVWRFPYLCYSNGGGAFLIPFTVMLIIAGLPLMFMELSLGQYASLGPVAAYKRFCPLLRGLGYGMVLVSSVVMLYYNLIIAWTLYYIFVSVAGAGKLPWSKCEPAWSTEDCFMPEAAEACASQNMSYFKGKCLNSTQMASMGLTLENITSAIRRPPAEEYFNNHVLGMSSGIEETGAIRPSMAVNLLLAWIIVFLCLSKGVQSSGKVVYFTALFPYVVLIALFIRGILLPGANEGILFYLTPDWKRLMSAKVWGDAAVQIFFALSPAWGGLITLSSYNKFTNNCYKDSLIVAVSNIGTSFFAGFVIFSVIGFLAHELAVPVASVVDQGAGLAFIVYPEVVARLPVAPVWSLLFFVMLLTLGLDSQFALMETVTTAILDAFPALRNYKLWVVLAAAVFGYAGGIIFTTNAGMYWLQLMDKYAANWSVLLIAIGECILVAWIYGADRFLDDVQQMIGPRSRLWRFFWTWMWKVITPATLFFILFFNWVEYEPLKYGVYVYPKWADIVGWVVGMIPVLVIVGLALNQLRDRRRRSAYDDDDDDDDDLDNRPSYQRPGKGKTKKSNGKNVWWRAKMLLQPTSDWGPASRNPSTPSRTLTHTPSPGPPGGYNSVRDTIVLVNGQPMMVQPSSTSGTAQKLPGPSILKNSSKTDLITSQQV, translated from the exons atggaatttaaaagCAAG CAGAACGAAGACAAGTACTCGGTGGCGAACAGCCAAGCGCCGTTGCAGGCCGGCGAGGACGAACATCCGGAACGTGGTACATGGACGGGGAAATTCGACTTCCTGTTGTCTCTTTTGGGATACAGCGTCGGCCTTGGCAATGTGTGGCGGTTTCCGTATCTCTGCTACTCAAATGGAGGGGGCGCTTTTCTAATACCGTTCACAGTGATGCTCATTATCGCGGGACTGCCTCTGATGTTCATGGAGCTTTCCTTAG GGCAGTACGCGAGCCTTGGCCCAGTGGCAGCTTACAAACGCTTCTGCCCCCTTCTGCGCGGCTTGGGATACGGAATGGTGTTGGTCAGTTCTGTGGTGATGCTCTATTACAACTTGATCATCGCCTGGActctttattacatatttgtcTCCGTGGCCG GAGCTGGTAAACTGCCTTGGAGCAAGTGCGAACCAGCATGGAGTACCGAAGACTGCTTCATGCCAGAAGCTGCCGAGGCGTGCGCGTCTCAAAACATGAGTTATTTCAAAGGGAAATGCTTAAATTCCACCCAGATGGCCTCCATGGGCCTGACTCTCGAAAATATCACTAGTGCCATTAGAAGACCACCGGCTGaggaatattttaa CAATCACGTGTTGGGGATGAGTAGCGGTATAGAGGAGACAGGAGCCATTCGACCCTCGATGGCGGTGAATCTTTTACTAGCTTGGATCATTGTCTTCCTTTGCCTGAGCAAAGGTGTTCAAAGCTCGGGAAAGGTTGTCTATTTCACTGCTCTCTTCCCATACGTTGTTCTg ATCGCTCTTTTCATTCGTGGAATTTTGCTTCCTGGCGCCAACGAGGGCATTCTCTTTTACTTGACACCCGATTGGAAAAGGCTAATGTCCGCGAAAGTGTGGGGCGATGCCGCTGTGCAGATATTCTTCGCCTTGAGCCCTGCTTGGGGCGGTCTGATAACGCTCAGCTCCTACAACAAATTCACCAACAATTGCTACAAGGATTCGTTAATCGTCGCCGTCAGCAACATCGGCACGTCTTTTTTCGCTGGCTTCGTAATTTTCTCTGTGATCGGTTTCCTCGCTCACGAGCTTGCGGTTCCGGTCGCGTCCGTGGTCGACCAGGGTGCTGGATTAGCGTTCATAGTGTATCCCGAG gtAGTAGCACGTTTACCAGTCGCACCAGTTTGGTCGCTGCTCTTTTTCGTGATGCTCCTCACCTTGGGTCTTGACTCTCAATTCGCTTTGATGGAAACTGTCACCACAGCAATTCTCGATGCCTTTCCAGCATTAAGAAACTACAAATTGTGGGTTGTCTTGGCGGCAGCCGTGTTCGGTTACGCTggtggaattatttttactactAAT GCCGGCATGTATTGGCTGCAATTAATGGACAAATACGCAGCGAATTGGTCGGTTTTATTAATAGCCATCGGTGAGTGCATCTTGGTCGCCTGGATTTACGGCGCGGATCGATTTCTCGACGATGTACAGCAAATGATCGGACCTCGTAGCCGTCTCTGGAGATTTTTCTGGACCTGGATGTGGAAAGTGATTACACCAGCTACTCTTTTCTTCATCCTCTTCTTCAACTGGGTCGAATACGAGCCCCTCAAATACGGTGTCTACGTTTATCCAAAATGGGCGGACATTGTCGGATGGGTCGTTGGTATGATACCAGTTTTGGTCATCGTTGGCTTGGCTCTC AATCAATTGAGGGATCGTCGTCGACGTTCCGcctacgacgacgacgacgacgacgacgacgacctGGACAATAGGCCATCGTACCAGAGGCCTGGCAAAGGTAAAACGAAGAAGAGCAACGGGAAGAACGTGTGGTGGCGCGCCAAGATGCTTTTACAGCCTACTTCCGATTGGGGTCCAGCGAGCAGGAATCCTTCCACTCCGTCGAGAACGCTCACTCACACGCCATCACCAG gGCCACCAGGAGGATATAATTCCGTCAGAGACACCATAGTCTTGGTGAACGGTCAACCAATGATGGTGCAACCCTCGAGCACATCCGGGACCGCTCAAAAACTTCCTGGGCCATCGATCCTCAAGAATTCTAGTAAAACCGACTTGATCACATCCCAACAAGTCTGA
- the LOC107993504 gene encoding sodium- and chloride-dependent glycine transporter 2 isoform X5 codes for MLIIAGLPLMFMELSLGQYASLGPVAAYKRFCPLLRGLGYGMVLVSSVVMLYYNLIIAWTLYYIFVSVAGAGKLPWSKCEPAWSTEDCFMPEAAEACASQNMSYFKGKCLNSTQMASMGLTLENITSAIRRPPAEEYFNNHVLGMSSGIEETGAIRPSMAVNLLLAWIIVFLCLSKGVQSSGKVVYFTALFPYVVLIALFIRGILLPGANEGILFYLTPDWKRLMSAKVWGDAAVQIFFALSPAWGGLITLSSYNKFTNNCYKDSLIVAVSNIGTSFFAGFVIFSVIGFLAHELAVPVASVVDQGAGLAFIVYPEVVARLPVAPVWSLLFFVMLLTLGLDSQFALMETVTTAILDAFPALRNYKLWVVLAAAVFGYAGGIIFTTNAGMYWLQLMDKYAANWSVLLIAIGECILVAWIYGADRFLDDVQQMIGPRSRLWRFFWTWMWKVITPATLFFILFFNWVEYEPLKYGVYVYPKWADIVGWVVGMIPVLVIVGLALNQLRDRRRRSAYDDDDDDDDDLDNRPSYQRPGKGKTKKSNGKNVWWRAKMLLQPTSDWGPASRNPSTPSRTLTHTPSPGPPGGYNSVRDTIVLVNGQPMMVQPSSTSGTAQKLPGPSILKNSSKTDLITSQQV; via the exons ATGCTCATTATCGCGGGACTGCCTCTGATGTTCATGGAGCTTTCCTTAG GGCAGTACGCGAGCCTTGGCCCAGTGGCAGCTTACAAACGCTTCTGCCCCCTTCTGCGCGGCTTGGGATACGGAATGGTGTTGGTCAGTTCTGTGGTGATGCTCTATTACAACTTGATCATCGCCTGGActctttattacatatttgtcTCCGTGGCCG GAGCTGGTAAACTGCCTTGGAGCAAGTGCGAACCAGCATGGAGTACCGAAGACTGCTTCATGCCAGAAGCTGCCGAGGCGTGCGCGTCTCAAAACATGAGTTATTTCAAAGGGAAATGCTTAAATTCCACCCAGATGGCCTCCATGGGCCTGACTCTCGAAAATATCACTAGTGCCATTAGAAGACCACCGGCTGaggaatattttaa CAATCACGTGTTGGGGATGAGTAGCGGTATAGAGGAGACAGGAGCCATTCGACCCTCGATGGCGGTGAATCTTTTACTAGCTTGGATCATTGTCTTCCTTTGCCTGAGCAAAGGTGTTCAAAGCTCGGGAAAGGTTGTCTATTTCACTGCTCTCTTCCCATACGTTGTTCTg ATCGCTCTTTTCATTCGTGGAATTTTGCTTCCTGGCGCCAACGAGGGCATTCTCTTTTACTTGACACCCGATTGGAAAAGGCTAATGTCCGCGAAAGTGTGGGGCGATGCCGCTGTGCAGATATTCTTCGCCTTGAGCCCTGCTTGGGGCGGTCTGATAACGCTCAGCTCCTACAACAAATTCACCAACAATTGCTACAAGGATTCGTTAATCGTCGCCGTCAGCAACATCGGCACGTCTTTTTTCGCTGGCTTCGTAATTTTCTCTGTGATCGGTTTCCTCGCTCACGAGCTTGCGGTTCCGGTCGCGTCCGTGGTCGACCAGGGTGCTGGATTAGCGTTCATAGTGTATCCCGAG gtAGTAGCACGTTTACCAGTCGCACCAGTTTGGTCGCTGCTCTTTTTCGTGATGCTCCTCACCTTGGGTCTTGACTCTCAATTCGCTTTGATGGAAACTGTCACCACAGCAATTCTCGATGCCTTTCCAGCATTAAGAAACTACAAATTGTGGGTTGTCTTGGCGGCAGCCGTGTTCGGTTACGCTggtggaattatttttactactAAT GCCGGCATGTATTGGCTGCAATTAATGGACAAATACGCAGCGAATTGGTCGGTTTTATTAATAGCCATCGGTGAGTGCATCTTGGTCGCCTGGATTTACGGCGCGGATCGATTTCTCGACGATGTACAGCAAATGATCGGACCTCGTAGCCGTCTCTGGAGATTTTTCTGGACCTGGATGTGGAAAGTGATTACACCAGCTACTCTTTTCTTCATCCTCTTCTTCAACTGGGTCGAATACGAGCCCCTCAAATACGGTGTCTACGTTTATCCAAAATGGGCGGACATTGTCGGATGGGTCGTTGGTATGATACCAGTTTTGGTCATCGTTGGCTTGGCTCTC AATCAATTGAGGGATCGTCGTCGACGTTCCGcctacgacgacgacgacgacgacgacgacgacctGGACAATAGGCCATCGTACCAGAGGCCTGGCAAAGGTAAAACGAAGAAGAGCAACGGGAAGAACGTGTGGTGGCGCGCCAAGATGCTTTTACAGCCTACTTCCGATTGGGGTCCAGCGAGCAGGAATCCTTCCACTCCGTCGAGAACGCTCACTCACACGCCATCACCAG gGCCACCAGGAGGATATAATTCCGTCAGAGACACCATAGTCTTGGTGAACGGTCAACCAATGATGGTGCAACCCTCGAGCACATCCGGGACCGCTCAAAAACTTCCTGGGCCATCGATCCTCAAGAATTCTAGTAAAACCGACTTGATCACATCCCAACAAGTCTGA
- the LOC107993504 gene encoding sodium- and chloride-dependent glycine transporter 1 isoform X4, whose translation MEFKSKNEDKYSVANSQAPLQAGEDEHPERGTWTGKFDFLLSLLGYSVGLGNVWRFPYLCYSNGGGAFLIPFTVMLIIAGLPLMFMELSLGQYASLGPVAAYKRFCPLLRGLGYGMVLVSSVVMLYYNLIIAWTLYYIFVSVAGAGKLPWSKCEPAWSTEDCFMPEAAEACASQNMSYFKGKCLNSTQMASMGLTLENITSAIRRPPAEEYFNNHVLGMSSGIEETGAIRPSMAVNLLLAWIIVFLCLSKGVQSSGKVVYFTALFPYVVLIALFIRGILLPGANEGILFYLTPDWKRLMSAKVWGDAAVQIFFALSPAWGGLITLSSYNKFTNNCYKDSLIVAVSNIGTSFFAGFVIFSVIGFLAHELAVPVASVVDQGAGLAFIVYPEVVARLPVAPVWSLLFFVMLLTLGLDSQFALMETVTTAILDAFPALRNYKLWVVLAAAVFGYAGGIIFTTNAGMYWLQLMDKYAANWSVLLIAIGECILVAWIYGADRFLDDVQQMIGPRSRLWRFFWTWMWKVITPATLFFILFFNWVEYEPLKYGVYVYPKWADIVGWVVGMIPVLVIVGLALNQLRDRRRRSAYDDDDDDDDDLDNRPSYQRPGKGKTKKSNGKNVWWRAKMLLQPTSDWGPASRNPSTPSRTLTHTPSPGPPGGYNSVRDTIVLVNGQPMMVQPSSTSGTAQKLPGPSILKNSSKTDLITSQQV comes from the exons atggaatttaaaagCAAG AACGAAGACAAGTACTCGGTGGCGAACAGCCAAGCGCCGTTGCAGGCCGGCGAGGACGAACATCCGGAACGTGGTACATGGACGGGGAAATTCGACTTCCTGTTGTCTCTTTTGGGATACAGCGTCGGCCTTGGCAATGTGTGGCGGTTTCCGTATCTCTGCTACTCAAATGGAGGGGGCGCTTTTCTAATACCGTTCACAGTGATGCTCATTATCGCGGGACTGCCTCTGATGTTCATGGAGCTTTCCTTAG GGCAGTACGCGAGCCTTGGCCCAGTGGCAGCTTACAAACGCTTCTGCCCCCTTCTGCGCGGCTTGGGATACGGAATGGTGTTGGTCAGTTCTGTGGTGATGCTCTATTACAACTTGATCATCGCCTGGActctttattacatatttgtcTCCGTGGCCG GAGCTGGTAAACTGCCTTGGAGCAAGTGCGAACCAGCATGGAGTACCGAAGACTGCTTCATGCCAGAAGCTGCCGAGGCGTGCGCGTCTCAAAACATGAGTTATTTCAAAGGGAAATGCTTAAATTCCACCCAGATGGCCTCCATGGGCCTGACTCTCGAAAATATCACTAGTGCCATTAGAAGACCACCGGCTGaggaatattttaa CAATCACGTGTTGGGGATGAGTAGCGGTATAGAGGAGACAGGAGCCATTCGACCCTCGATGGCGGTGAATCTTTTACTAGCTTGGATCATTGTCTTCCTTTGCCTGAGCAAAGGTGTTCAAAGCTCGGGAAAGGTTGTCTATTTCACTGCTCTCTTCCCATACGTTGTTCTg ATCGCTCTTTTCATTCGTGGAATTTTGCTTCCTGGCGCCAACGAGGGCATTCTCTTTTACTTGACACCCGATTGGAAAAGGCTAATGTCCGCGAAAGTGTGGGGCGATGCCGCTGTGCAGATATTCTTCGCCTTGAGCCCTGCTTGGGGCGGTCTGATAACGCTCAGCTCCTACAACAAATTCACCAACAATTGCTACAAGGATTCGTTAATCGTCGCCGTCAGCAACATCGGCACGTCTTTTTTCGCTGGCTTCGTAATTTTCTCTGTGATCGGTTTCCTCGCTCACGAGCTTGCGGTTCCGGTCGCGTCCGTGGTCGACCAGGGTGCTGGATTAGCGTTCATAGTGTATCCCGAG gtAGTAGCACGTTTACCAGTCGCACCAGTTTGGTCGCTGCTCTTTTTCGTGATGCTCCTCACCTTGGGTCTTGACTCTCAATTCGCTTTGATGGAAACTGTCACCACAGCAATTCTCGATGCCTTTCCAGCATTAAGAAACTACAAATTGTGGGTTGTCTTGGCGGCAGCCGTGTTCGGTTACGCTggtggaattatttttactactAAT GCCGGCATGTATTGGCTGCAATTAATGGACAAATACGCAGCGAATTGGTCGGTTTTATTAATAGCCATCGGTGAGTGCATCTTGGTCGCCTGGATTTACGGCGCGGATCGATTTCTCGACGATGTACAGCAAATGATCGGACCTCGTAGCCGTCTCTGGAGATTTTTCTGGACCTGGATGTGGAAAGTGATTACACCAGCTACTCTTTTCTTCATCCTCTTCTTCAACTGGGTCGAATACGAGCCCCTCAAATACGGTGTCTACGTTTATCCAAAATGGGCGGACATTGTCGGATGGGTCGTTGGTATGATACCAGTTTTGGTCATCGTTGGCTTGGCTCTC AATCAATTGAGGGATCGTCGTCGACGTTCCGcctacgacgacgacgacgacgacgacgacgacctGGACAATAGGCCATCGTACCAGAGGCCTGGCAAAGGTAAAACGAAGAAGAGCAACGGGAAGAACGTGTGGTGGCGCGCCAAGATGCTTTTACAGCCTACTTCCGATTGGGGTCCAGCGAGCAGGAATCCTTCCACTCCGTCGAGAACGCTCACTCACACGCCATCACCAG gGCCACCAGGAGGATATAATTCCGTCAGAGACACCATAGTCTTGGTGAACGGTCAACCAATGATGGTGCAACCCTCGAGCACATCCGGGACCGCTCAAAAACTTCCTGGGCCATCGATCCTCAAGAATTCTAGTAAAACCGACTTGATCACATCCCAACAAGTCTGA
- the LOC107993504 gene encoding sodium- and chloride-dependent glycine transporter 1 isoform X1 produces MEESSPRIRPYLDCWDQNEDKYSVANSQAPLQAGEDEHPERGTWTGKFDFLLSLLGYSVGLGNVWRFPYLCYSNGGGAFLIPFTVMLIIAGLPLMFMELSLGQYASLGPVAAYKRFCPLLRGLGYGMVLVSSVVMLYYNLIIAWTLYYIFVSVAGAGKLPWSKCEPAWSTEDCFMPEAAEACASQNMSYFKGKCLNSTQMASMGLTLENITSAIRRPPAEEYFNNHVLGMSSGIEETGAIRPSMAVNLLLAWIIVFLCLSKGVQSSGKVVYFTALFPYVVLIALFIRGILLPGANEGILFYLTPDWKRLMSAKVWGDAAVQIFFALSPAWGGLITLSSYNKFTNNCYKDSLIVAVSNIGTSFFAGFVIFSVIGFLAHELAVPVASVVDQGAGLAFIVYPEVVARLPVAPVWSLLFFVMLLTLGLDSQFALMETVTTAILDAFPALRNYKLWVVLAAAVFGYAGGIIFTTNAGMYWLQLMDKYAANWSVLLIAIGECILVAWIYGADRFLDDVQQMIGPRSRLWRFFWTWMWKVITPATLFFILFFNWVEYEPLKYGVYVYPKWADIVGWVVGMIPVLVIVGLALNQLRDRRRRSAYDDDDDDDDDLDNRPSYQRPGKGKTKKSNGKNVWWRAKMLLQPTSDWGPASRNPSTPSRTLTHTPSPGPPGGYNSVRDTIVLVNGQPMMVQPSSTSGTAQKLPGPSILKNSSKTDLITSQQV; encoded by the exons ATGGAGGAGTCCTCACCAAGGATTCGTCCCTATCTGGATTGCTGGGac CAGAACGAAGACAAGTACTCGGTGGCGAACAGCCAAGCGCCGTTGCAGGCCGGCGAGGACGAACATCCGGAACGTGGTACATGGACGGGGAAATTCGACTTCCTGTTGTCTCTTTTGGGATACAGCGTCGGCCTTGGCAATGTGTGGCGGTTTCCGTATCTCTGCTACTCAAATGGAGGGGGCGCTTTTCTAATACCGTTCACAGTGATGCTCATTATCGCGGGACTGCCTCTGATGTTCATGGAGCTTTCCTTAG GGCAGTACGCGAGCCTTGGCCCAGTGGCAGCTTACAAACGCTTCTGCCCCCTTCTGCGCGGCTTGGGATACGGAATGGTGTTGGTCAGTTCTGTGGTGATGCTCTATTACAACTTGATCATCGCCTGGActctttattacatatttgtcTCCGTGGCCG GAGCTGGTAAACTGCCTTGGAGCAAGTGCGAACCAGCATGGAGTACCGAAGACTGCTTCATGCCAGAAGCTGCCGAGGCGTGCGCGTCTCAAAACATGAGTTATTTCAAAGGGAAATGCTTAAATTCCACCCAGATGGCCTCCATGGGCCTGACTCTCGAAAATATCACTAGTGCCATTAGAAGACCACCGGCTGaggaatattttaa CAATCACGTGTTGGGGATGAGTAGCGGTATAGAGGAGACAGGAGCCATTCGACCCTCGATGGCGGTGAATCTTTTACTAGCTTGGATCATTGTCTTCCTTTGCCTGAGCAAAGGTGTTCAAAGCTCGGGAAAGGTTGTCTATTTCACTGCTCTCTTCCCATACGTTGTTCTg ATCGCTCTTTTCATTCGTGGAATTTTGCTTCCTGGCGCCAACGAGGGCATTCTCTTTTACTTGACACCCGATTGGAAAAGGCTAATGTCCGCGAAAGTGTGGGGCGATGCCGCTGTGCAGATATTCTTCGCCTTGAGCCCTGCTTGGGGCGGTCTGATAACGCTCAGCTCCTACAACAAATTCACCAACAATTGCTACAAGGATTCGTTAATCGTCGCCGTCAGCAACATCGGCACGTCTTTTTTCGCTGGCTTCGTAATTTTCTCTGTGATCGGTTTCCTCGCTCACGAGCTTGCGGTTCCGGTCGCGTCCGTGGTCGACCAGGGTGCTGGATTAGCGTTCATAGTGTATCCCGAG gtAGTAGCACGTTTACCAGTCGCACCAGTTTGGTCGCTGCTCTTTTTCGTGATGCTCCTCACCTTGGGTCTTGACTCTCAATTCGCTTTGATGGAAACTGTCACCACAGCAATTCTCGATGCCTTTCCAGCATTAAGAAACTACAAATTGTGGGTTGTCTTGGCGGCAGCCGTGTTCGGTTACGCTggtggaattatttttactactAAT GCCGGCATGTATTGGCTGCAATTAATGGACAAATACGCAGCGAATTGGTCGGTTTTATTAATAGCCATCGGTGAGTGCATCTTGGTCGCCTGGATTTACGGCGCGGATCGATTTCTCGACGATGTACAGCAAATGATCGGACCTCGTAGCCGTCTCTGGAGATTTTTCTGGACCTGGATGTGGAAAGTGATTACACCAGCTACTCTTTTCTTCATCCTCTTCTTCAACTGGGTCGAATACGAGCCCCTCAAATACGGTGTCTACGTTTATCCAAAATGGGCGGACATTGTCGGATGGGTCGTTGGTATGATACCAGTTTTGGTCATCGTTGGCTTGGCTCTC AATCAATTGAGGGATCGTCGTCGACGTTCCGcctacgacgacgacgacgacgacgacgacgacctGGACAATAGGCCATCGTACCAGAGGCCTGGCAAAGGTAAAACGAAGAAGAGCAACGGGAAGAACGTGTGGTGGCGCGCCAAGATGCTTTTACAGCCTACTTCCGATTGGGGTCCAGCGAGCAGGAATCCTTCCACTCCGTCGAGAACGCTCACTCACACGCCATCACCAG gGCCACCAGGAGGATATAATTCCGTCAGAGACACCATAGTCTTGGTGAACGGTCAACCAATGATGGTGCAACCCTCGAGCACATCCGGGACCGCTCAAAAACTTCCTGGGCCATCGATCCTCAAGAATTCTAGTAAAACCGACTTGATCACATCCCAACAAGTCTGA
- the LOC107993504 gene encoding sodium- and chloride-dependent glycine transporter 1 isoform X2 — MEESSPRIRPYLDCWDNEDKYSVANSQAPLQAGEDEHPERGTWTGKFDFLLSLLGYSVGLGNVWRFPYLCYSNGGGAFLIPFTVMLIIAGLPLMFMELSLGQYASLGPVAAYKRFCPLLRGLGYGMVLVSSVVMLYYNLIIAWTLYYIFVSVAGAGKLPWSKCEPAWSTEDCFMPEAAEACASQNMSYFKGKCLNSTQMASMGLTLENITSAIRRPPAEEYFNNHVLGMSSGIEETGAIRPSMAVNLLLAWIIVFLCLSKGVQSSGKVVYFTALFPYVVLIALFIRGILLPGANEGILFYLTPDWKRLMSAKVWGDAAVQIFFALSPAWGGLITLSSYNKFTNNCYKDSLIVAVSNIGTSFFAGFVIFSVIGFLAHELAVPVASVVDQGAGLAFIVYPEVVARLPVAPVWSLLFFVMLLTLGLDSQFALMETVTTAILDAFPALRNYKLWVVLAAAVFGYAGGIIFTTNAGMYWLQLMDKYAANWSVLLIAIGECILVAWIYGADRFLDDVQQMIGPRSRLWRFFWTWMWKVITPATLFFILFFNWVEYEPLKYGVYVYPKWADIVGWVVGMIPVLVIVGLALNQLRDRRRRSAYDDDDDDDDDLDNRPSYQRPGKGKTKKSNGKNVWWRAKMLLQPTSDWGPASRNPSTPSRTLTHTPSPGPPGGYNSVRDTIVLVNGQPMMVQPSSTSGTAQKLPGPSILKNSSKTDLITSQQV; from the exons ATGGAGGAGTCCTCACCAAGGATTCGTCCCTATCTGGATTGCTGGGac AACGAAGACAAGTACTCGGTGGCGAACAGCCAAGCGCCGTTGCAGGCCGGCGAGGACGAACATCCGGAACGTGGTACATGGACGGGGAAATTCGACTTCCTGTTGTCTCTTTTGGGATACAGCGTCGGCCTTGGCAATGTGTGGCGGTTTCCGTATCTCTGCTACTCAAATGGAGGGGGCGCTTTTCTAATACCGTTCACAGTGATGCTCATTATCGCGGGACTGCCTCTGATGTTCATGGAGCTTTCCTTAG GGCAGTACGCGAGCCTTGGCCCAGTGGCAGCTTACAAACGCTTCTGCCCCCTTCTGCGCGGCTTGGGATACGGAATGGTGTTGGTCAGTTCTGTGGTGATGCTCTATTACAACTTGATCATCGCCTGGActctttattacatatttgtcTCCGTGGCCG GAGCTGGTAAACTGCCTTGGAGCAAGTGCGAACCAGCATGGAGTACCGAAGACTGCTTCATGCCAGAAGCTGCCGAGGCGTGCGCGTCTCAAAACATGAGTTATTTCAAAGGGAAATGCTTAAATTCCACCCAGATGGCCTCCATGGGCCTGACTCTCGAAAATATCACTAGTGCCATTAGAAGACCACCGGCTGaggaatattttaa CAATCACGTGTTGGGGATGAGTAGCGGTATAGAGGAGACAGGAGCCATTCGACCCTCGATGGCGGTGAATCTTTTACTAGCTTGGATCATTGTCTTCCTTTGCCTGAGCAAAGGTGTTCAAAGCTCGGGAAAGGTTGTCTATTTCACTGCTCTCTTCCCATACGTTGTTCTg ATCGCTCTTTTCATTCGTGGAATTTTGCTTCCTGGCGCCAACGAGGGCATTCTCTTTTACTTGACACCCGATTGGAAAAGGCTAATGTCCGCGAAAGTGTGGGGCGATGCCGCTGTGCAGATATTCTTCGCCTTGAGCCCTGCTTGGGGCGGTCTGATAACGCTCAGCTCCTACAACAAATTCACCAACAATTGCTACAAGGATTCGTTAATCGTCGCCGTCAGCAACATCGGCACGTCTTTTTTCGCTGGCTTCGTAATTTTCTCTGTGATCGGTTTCCTCGCTCACGAGCTTGCGGTTCCGGTCGCGTCCGTGGTCGACCAGGGTGCTGGATTAGCGTTCATAGTGTATCCCGAG gtAGTAGCACGTTTACCAGTCGCACCAGTTTGGTCGCTGCTCTTTTTCGTGATGCTCCTCACCTTGGGTCTTGACTCTCAATTCGCTTTGATGGAAACTGTCACCACAGCAATTCTCGATGCCTTTCCAGCATTAAGAAACTACAAATTGTGGGTTGTCTTGGCGGCAGCCGTGTTCGGTTACGCTggtggaattatttttactactAAT GCCGGCATGTATTGGCTGCAATTAATGGACAAATACGCAGCGAATTGGTCGGTTTTATTAATAGCCATCGGTGAGTGCATCTTGGTCGCCTGGATTTACGGCGCGGATCGATTTCTCGACGATGTACAGCAAATGATCGGACCTCGTAGCCGTCTCTGGAGATTTTTCTGGACCTGGATGTGGAAAGTGATTACACCAGCTACTCTTTTCTTCATCCTCTTCTTCAACTGGGTCGAATACGAGCCCCTCAAATACGGTGTCTACGTTTATCCAAAATGGGCGGACATTGTCGGATGGGTCGTTGGTATGATACCAGTTTTGGTCATCGTTGGCTTGGCTCTC AATCAATTGAGGGATCGTCGTCGACGTTCCGcctacgacgacgacgacgacgacgacgacgacctGGACAATAGGCCATCGTACCAGAGGCCTGGCAAAGGTAAAACGAAGAAGAGCAACGGGAAGAACGTGTGGTGGCGCGCCAAGATGCTTTTACAGCCTACTTCCGATTGGGGTCCAGCGAGCAGGAATCCTTCCACTCCGTCGAGAACGCTCACTCACACGCCATCACCAG gGCCACCAGGAGGATATAATTCCGTCAGAGACACCATAGTCTTGGTGAACGGTCAACCAATGATGGTGCAACCCTCGAGCACATCCGGGACCGCTCAAAAACTTCCTGGGCCATCGATCCTCAAGAATTCTAGTAAAACCGACTTGATCACATCCCAACAAGTCTGA